In one window of Macadamia integrifolia cultivar HAES 741 chromosome 2, SCU_Mint_v3, whole genome shotgun sequence DNA:
- the LOC122064885 gene encoding secreted RxLR effector protein 161-like produces the protein MGLAYFVIGIEIFHDRSRRIFGLSQKTYINKVLERYSMMNCKSGVSPIIKGDKFSLNQCPKNDLERTQIKDIPYSSAVGSLMYAMTCTSPDISFAVGMLGRYVSNPGMDHWVAAKKVMRYLKRTREYMLTYRASDRLEVIGYSDFDYAGCLDSRKSTLGYIFLLAGGRFLGSPRNRLMSLLLLWKQSLWHALRPHLWQFGYGTLSQDFGLSTPFRSR, from the coding sequence ATGGGTTTAGCTTATTTCGTTATCGGCATTGAGATATTTCATGATAGATCTCGTCGGATATTTGGGCTATCacagaaaacctatattaaCAAAGTTTTGGAAAGATATAGCATGATGAATTGCAAATCAGGTGTTTCCCccattatcaaaggagataagttCAGTCTAAATCAATGCCCAAAGAATGATCTGGAAAGAACACAAATAAAGGATATTCCCTATTCTTCCGCAGTAGGGAGTCTTATGTATGCAATGACTTGTACTAGTCCAGACATCAGTTTTGCTGTTGGTATGCTAGGCAGATATGTGAGTAATCCTGGCATGGATCATTGGGTTGCagcaaagaaggtgatgaggTATTTAAAGAGGACTAGGGAGTACATGCTTACTTACAGAGCATCTGATCGGTTAGAAGTGATCGGATATTCAGACTTTGATTATGCAGGATGCCTCGACAGTAGGAAATCTACATTAGGATACATCTTTCTACTTGCTGGTGGACGATTTCTTGGAAGTCCAAGAAACAGACTTATGtctctacttctactatggaagcagagTTTGTGGCATGCTTTAAGGCCACATCTATGGCAATTTGGTTACGGAACTTTATCTCAGGACTTCGGGTTGTCGACACCATTTCGAAGCCGCTga